In Trifolium pratense cultivar HEN17-A07 linkage group LG7, ARS_RC_1.1, whole genome shotgun sequence, a genomic segment contains:
- the LOC123898526 gene encoding peroxidase 3-like, which translates to MKMRNQSHCIKVLILCILAAASTHAQLQLGFYTKSCPKAEQIIANFVHEHIRNAPSLAAPLIRMHFHDCFVRGCDGSVLLNSTSKQAEKDAPPNLTVRGFDFIDRVKSLVEAECPGVVSCADILALSARDSVAATGGPYWKVPTGRRDGVISNLVEARSQIPAPFHNITVLQKLFQDQGLDLKDLVLLSGAHTIGISLCTSFSNRLYNFTGKGDQDPSLDSEYAKNLKTFKCKNINDNTTIVEMDPGSRKTFDLSYYNQVSKRRGLFESDAALLNNAVTKSLVTQLLQGSLENFYAEFAKSIEKMGQIKVKTGSEGEIRKHCAHVNS; encoded by the exons ATGaaaatgagaaatcaaagtcatTGCATCAAGGTTTTGATTCTTTGTATTTTGGCAGCTGCATCAACTCATGCTCAATTGCAGCTAGGATTTTATACTAAGAGTTGTCCAAAAGCTGAACAAATCATCGCAAACTTCGTTCATGAACATATCCGCAATGCTCCTTCGCTTGCTGCTCCTTTAATAAGAATGCATTTCCATGATTGTTTTGTTAGA GGATGTGATGGATCAGTCCTTTTGAACTCAACAAGCAAACAAGCTGAAAAAGATGCTCCTCCAAATCTTACAGTTAGAGGCTTTGATTTTATTGACAGAGTTAAGAGTCTTGTTGAAGCTGAATGCCCTGGTGTAGTTTCTTGTGCTGATATATTAGCTTTGTCTGCCAGAGACTCTGTTGCAGCCACA GGTGGTCCCTATTGGAAAGTTCCAACAGGCAGAAGGGATGGAGTCATATCTAATTTGGTGGAAGCAAGAAGCCAAATTCCTGCTCCATTTCACAACATCACTGTCCTCCAAAAACTCTTTCAAGATCAAGGACTTGATTTAAAAGACTTAGTCCTCCTCTCTG gtGCGCACACAATTGGTATCTCCCTTTGCACATCTTTTTCAAACCGTTTGTACAATTTTACCGGAAAGGGTGATCAAGATCCATCACTTGACAGTGAATATGCGAAAAATCTCAAGACATTTAAGTGCAAGAACATCAATGACAATACTACAATAGTCGAAATGGACCCCGGAAGTCGTAAAACATTTGATCTTAGTTACTATAATCAGGTTTCAAAGAGAAGAGGTTTGTTTGAATCAGATGCTGCATTGTTGAATAATGCAGTTACAAAATCTCTTGTGACTCAATTGCTTCAAGGGTCACTTGAAAATTTCTATGCTGAATTTGCAAAATCAATTGAGAAAATGGGTCAAATTAAAGTTAAGACAGGGTCAGAAGGTGAGATCAGGAAACATTGTGCACATGTAAATAGCTAA
- the LOC123898527 gene encoding peroxidase 3-like, translating to MKMSNYFKVLILCLLAVASTQAQLQLGFYTYSCPSAEQIIQNFVHEHIHNAPSLAATLIRMHFHDCFVRGCDASILLNSTNKQAEKDAPPNLTVRGFDFIDRIKSLVEAECPGVVSCADIIALTARDSIAATGGPYWKVPTGRRDGVISNLVEARNNIPAPFHNITTLQSRFANQGLDLRDLVLLSGAHTIGISLCTSFSNRLYNFTGKGDQDPSLDSEYATNLKTFKCKNINDNTTIVEMDPGSRKTFDLSYYNQVVKRRGLFESDSALLKNSVTKALVTQLLHGSLENFYAEFAKSIEKMGQIKVKTGSHGEIRKHCAFVNS from the exons ATGAAAATGAGTAATTACTTCAAAGTTTTGATTCTTTGTCTTTTGGCAGTTGCATCAACTCAAGCTCAATTGCAGCTAGGATTTTATACTTATAGTTGTCCAAGTGCTGAACAAATCATTCAAAACTTTGTTCATGAACATATCCATAATGCTCCATCACTTGCTGCAACATTAATAAGAATGCATTTTCATGATTGTTTTGTCAGA GGATGTGATGCATCAATCCTTTTGAactcaacaaacaaacaagctGAAAAAGATGCTCCTCCAAATCTTACAGTTAGAGGCTTTGATTTTATTGACAGAATAAAGAGTCTTGTTGAAGCTGAATGCCCTGGTGTAGTTTCTTGTGCTGATATAATAGCTTTAACTGCAAGAGACTCTATTGCAGCTACA GGTGGGCCCTATTGGAAAGTTCCAACAGGTAGAAGGGATGGAGTCATATCTAATTTGGTGGAAGCAAGAAACAACATTCCTGCTCCATTTCACAACATCACCACCCTCCAATCTCGCTTTGCAAATCAAGGACTTGATTTAAGAGACTTAGTCCTCCTCTCTG gtgcTCACACAATTGGTATCTCCCTTTGCACATCATTTTCAAACCGTTTGTACAATTTTACCGGAAAGGGTGATCAAGATCCATCACTTGACAGTGAATATGCGACGAATCTCAAGACATTCAAGTGCAAGAACATCAATGACAATACTACAATAGTCGAAATGGACCCCGGTAGTCGAAAAACATTTGATCTTAGTTACTATAATCAAGTTGTGAAGAGAAGGGGTTTGTTTGAATCTGATTCTGCATTGTTGAAAAATTCAGTTACAAAAGCTCTTGTGACTCAATTGCTTCATGGGTCACTTGAAAATTTCTATGCTGAATTTGCAAAATCAATTGAGAAAATGGGCCAAATTAAAGTTAAGACAGGGTCGCATGGAGAGATTAGGAAACATTGTGCATTTGTAAATAGCTAA
- the LOC123900169 gene encoding F-box protein At3g07870-like, whose protein sequence is MLPMKREKDDSIYPYFDNLPEPLTTQILLQLPINTLLICRCVCTNWKMLISEPRFAKLHFQQSPTCFMIRPCDVNDSLVSRTMYLLECDPQKFQIGCNNHVKLAPIFKLPLRDTKFKNKKRDNNPLHYKFLIANSCNGLLCLCHPYKGNPSVICNPITGEFIRLPKPTTVTPPSSYKGIDLFRLSPSSLRIEPIVAFGFQPKTNEYKVIKLCVINVRRHMNPSFQRLTLQIHTLGTPSWRNVEVDHPIFISSLTHATSVNGTLHWIRFGRWQVSILCFNFESERLQSFPSAHVFEKNEILDKGRISMGELRGFLYICDASSPHGITMWIMKNYGIGESWTKVYNIDTFLSNDLSSHIGSYWPVKHFEEGAALLSYHSSNCFIFYEPGKYGFKVFRIHGIHQSKYFQLIPHIPSLISLKDVVKGDNVEVLNIHSRCAKLELCEENEVVSLVQEFVCDLASTCSLSSYGKEFGDEHAS, encoded by the coding sequence ATGTTACCCATGAAAAGAGAAAAGGACGATTCAATTTATCCTTATTTTGATAATCTTCCTGAACCACTCACCACCCAGATTCTGCTTCAACTTCCCATCAACACTCTTCTCATTTGTAGATGTGTCTGCACAAATTGGAAAATGCTTATTTCAGAACCACGTTTTGCTAAATTGCACTTTCAACAATCACCAACTTGTTTCATGATTCGGCCCTGTGATGTTAATGATAGTCTAGTATCAAGAACCATGTACCTTCTTGAGTGTGACCCTCAGAAGTTTCAGATTGGATGCAACAATCATGTCAAGCTTGCGCCTATATTCAAGCTTCCTCTTCGTGATACCAAATTTAAAAACAAGAAGAGAGACAACAACCCTCTTCACTATAAGTTTCTTATTGCAAATTCTTGCAACGGCTTGCTTTGTTTGTGTCACCCATATAAGGGAAACCCTTCAGTCATTTGCAATCCAATCACTGGGGAGTTCATAAGACTTCCTAAACCTACTACTGTAACCCCGCCAAGTTCATATAAGGGTATCGACTTATTCCGTTTATCCCCATCTAGTTTAAGAATCGAGCCAATAGTTGCTTTTGGTTTCCAACctaaaactaatgaatataaGGTTATAAAATTGTGCGTCATTAATGTTAGACGTCACATGAACCCGTCATTTCAGCGATTGACCCTTCAGATACACACTCTTGGAACACCTTCATGGAGAAATGTTGAGGTGGATCatccaatttttatttcaagCCTTACGCATGCCACCAGTGTGAATGGCACACTTCATTGGATCAGGTTTGGTCGTTGGCAAGTATCAATATTGTGTTTCAACTTTGAAAGTGAAAGGTTGCAATCATTCCCTTCTGCACACGTTTTTGAAAAGAATGAAATTCTTGATAAAGGTCGTATAAGCATGGGAGAATTAAGGGGATTTCTTTACATATGTGATGCTTCTTCTCCACATGGTATTACAATGTGGATTATGAAAAATTATGGTATTGGAGAATCATGGACTAAGGTTTACAACATTGATACTTTTCTCAGCAATGATCTTTCTTCACATATTGGTTCATATTGGCCGGTAAAACACTTTGAGGAGGGTGCTGCCTTATTGTCTTATCATTCATCTaactgttttatattttatgaacCTGGGAAGTATGGATTCAAAGTTTTTCGAATCCATGGGATTCATCAATCAAAGTATTTTCAACTAATTCCTCATATTCCAAGTCTAATCTCATTGAAGGATGTCGTGAAAGGAGACAATGTTGAGGTGCTAAATATCCACTCAAGGTGTGCAAAGTTAGAATTGTGCGAAGAAAATGAAGTTGTGTCCTTGGTGCAAGAGTTTGTTTGTGATTTGGCAAGTACATGTTCTTTATCATCTTACGGTAAAGAATTCGGTGATGAGCATGCCTCCTAA
- the LOC123897753 gene encoding histone-lysine N-methyltransferase ATXR2-like encodes MEPICSITSACATQISALLAPPSPNQIQEYYHNIFSSTHCNSITVKQDDNFGKGLYAATDFKEDELVLKDQMLVGAQHSFNKIDCFVCSFCFRFISSIETQIGRRLYLTQLRANESHDCDEGSSSKSSKNYHQMDSSDEEESTWQCSSGSSKTKVPLPEGVVESLMNGQLKLPYSEKFSLPPAVPCHGGCGEAYYCSMSCAEADWESSHSLLCTGESCDPRRREALLKFVKHANETNDIFLLAAKVISSTILRYRKLKANCLAEKGKNVASCVPDHPNFSLLLEAWRPITMGYKKRWWDCIALPDDIDSSDEASFRMQIKELAFESLQLLQTAIFEKECEPLFSLEIYGHIIGMFELNNLDLVVASPLEDYFLYIDDMKNPDKEEAEKITQPILDALGEVYSTSCEGTAFFPLQSCMNHSCCPNAKAFKRDEDRDGQATIIALRPICKGEEITISYVDEDLSFEERQASLADYGFRCRCPKCIEEEP; translated from the exons ATGGAACCAATTTGCTCTATTACATCGGCTTGTGCCACTCAAATCTCTGCACTTCTTGCTCCTCCCTCACCTAACCAAATTCAG GAATATTATCACAACATTTTCTCTTCAACGCACTGCAATAGCATCACTGTCAAACAAGATGACAACTTTGGAAAAg GTCTCTATGCTGCAACGGACTTCAAAGAGGATGAACTTGTTCTCAAGGACCAAATGCTTGTTGGGGCTCAACACTCTTTCAAcaag ATTGATTGTTTTGTCTGTAGCTTCTGCTTTCGTTTTATCAGTTCCATAGAAACTCAAATTGGTAGGAGGCTTTACTTGACACAATTAAGGGCCAATGAGAGTCATGATTGTGATGAAGGAAGCTCTTCAAAGTCTTCGAAAAACTATCATCAAATGGATTCATCTGATGAAGAGGAGAGCACTTGGCAATGCAGTTCTGGTAGTTCCAAAACTAAAGTTCCTCTCCCTGAAGGTGTTGTCGAATCATTGATGAATGGCCAATTGAAATTGCCTTACTCTGAGAAGTTCTCCTTGCCTCCAGCTGTTCCGTGCCATGGTGGATGTGGAGAAGCTTACTACTGCAG CATGTCATGTGCAGAGGCTGATTGGGAATCCTCCCATTCTTTACTCTGTACTGGCGAGAGTTGTGATCCAAGACGTAGGGAGGCACTACTTAAATTCGTGAAACACGCTAATG AAACAAATGATATATTTCTCCTTGCTGCAAAG GTCATTTCTTCTACCATATTAAGGTACCGCAAGTTAAAAGCAAATTGTCTTGCAGAGAAAGGGAAAAATGTGGCATCCTGTGTTCCAGACCACCCTAATTTCTCCCTTCTTTTGGAAGCTTGGAGGCCTATAACAATGGGATACAAAAAAAG GTGGTGGGACTGCATTGCATTACCAGATGATATTGATTCTTCCGATGAAGCGTCATTCAGGATGCAAATAAAAGAGTTGGCATTCGAG TCTCTCCAACTTCTTCAGACAGCAATATTTGAAAAGGAATGTGAGCCGT TATTCTCCCTTGAAATCTATGGACATATCATTGGCATGTTTGAGCTGAATAATCT TGATTTGGTTGTTGCTTCTCCCTTGGAGGATTACTTTTTATACATCGATGATATGAAGAATCCTGACAAG GAAGAAGCTGAGAAAATTACACAACCAATTCTAGATGCTCTAGGTGAAGTTTATTCTACTAGTTGCGAAGGAACTGCATTTTTTCCTTTGCAAAGCTGTatgaatcattcatgttgtCCTAATGCCAAAGCTTTCAAAAGAGACGAG GATAGAGATGGTCAAGCAACAATAATTGCACTGAGGCCCATCTGTAAGGGAGAAGAG ATAACAATTTCATATGTTGATGAAGACCTTTCATTTGAGGAGAGACAAGCATCCCTTGCAGATTATGGTTTTAGATGCAGGTGTCCAAAATGCATTGAAGAAGAACCATAA